In the Sandaracinus amylolyticus genome, CGCCCTCGTGCACGATGATCGCGCTGCGATGCGCGCCGTGGGTGACGATCGGCACGATCGGGACACGCGCCGCCTGCGCGATGCGCACGAAGCCGACGCGGGTGCCGAACACGACGCGATCACGCGCGCGGAAGTGTCGGAACGCGTCGAGATCGCCGCCCGGATAGACGAGCACGCGACCGCCGCTGCGCAGCACGCGCAGCGCGTTCGCAGGATCGGCGCGCATCGCGCCGATGCGCTGGAGCAGGCGTCCGAGCGGGAGCACGCGGCGCATCGCGAAGTCGTGCGCCATCGCGTAGAGCGGCGCGTCGGGGCCGAGCGCGCGCCACAGCGTCGCCATCGTGCAGAAGAGGTCGGGGCCCATCACGCCGCCGTTGTGGTTGGCGACGAGCAGCGCGGGCGCGCCGTGGAGATGCTCGAGGCCGGACGCGCGCAAGCGCACGTAGCAGCGCGAGAACCACTCGAGCGCGGGGAGCGCTTCGCGCACCAGCGCGGGGTCGCGGCGATCGAGCGCGTAGGGATCGAAGCCGCAGCGCTCGGGCGCGAGCGAATCGCGGAGCGCGCGCGCGATGCGCGCGAACGACGCGTGGGGGAACGGGTCCTGCGCGTCGGGTGCGTGCGGCGTGTCGAGAGCGAGCGCGCGGTGCGGAGGCACCGCGTCAGACTCCGGCTTCGAGCCCGCGCATCGTGAACGCGCGCGCGAGCACCGACGCGACGGGCTGGAGCAGGAGCGCCGTGACGACACGATCCCGATCGGCGGCGCGCGCGGTGGGACGGCCGAGCCACATGTTGAGCTCGGCGCGTCGCGTCGCAGCACGCGCCGCGCGCGCTCGGACGGTGGCGTCGGCGGCGAGCGCGATCGTCGGATCGTCGCCACGCGCGAGCGCGCCCGAGAGCGCGTCGGCGAGGGTCGCGGCGCCGCGCCAGCCGAGGTTCATGCCCTGCCCGCCGATCGGGCTCACGACGTGCGCGGCATCGCCGGCGAGCGCGACACGACCGCGCGCGAGCTCGGTCGCGAGGGCACGCTCGGCGCGGAACGCACTCGGCGCGCGCGCCTCGTTGCGCGGGAGGCGATGGCCGGTGCGGCGCTCGACGGTGTCGGCGATCTCTTCGATCGTCACGTCGCCCTGCCCTTCGGCGTCACGACGGATCACCCAGCGACGCCAGCGTCGCGACAGCGGGAACGACTCCACCAGGCCGCCCGCGCCGAGGAAGATCGCAGCGTCGTCGCCGAAGCGCGTCGTGTCGGGGACGTCGACCATCGCGTACGCGCCCTCGTAGGTGAGACCGAGCGAGGCGATCGACGACGCAGAGCGCGTCGCGCTGCGGCGACCGTCGCACCCGATGACCGCCGCGGCTTCGATCGTGCGCGTCGTTCCGTCGTGATCGCGAACCGTGAGATCGACCGCGTGATCGCGCGGCGTGATCGACACGAGCTCGACGCCGCGCTGCAGCGCACCGGGGGCACGCGTCTCGAGCGCCTCGGCGAGGATCGACTCGGTGTCCTCCTGCGCGATCGTCAGCACGTACGGGTGCGCGCCGGGACAGCTCGCGAAGCTCACCATCCCGATCTCGCCCGACGCGCCGAACGCGCGACCGCGCCGCACCCGCACGCCGCGCGCGACGAACGCGCCGCCCAGGCCGAGCGCGTCGAGCAGCTCGAGCGAGGGCGGGTGCACGCCGATCGATCGCGAGCCCGGGCGCGGCTCGCGCCGCTTCTCGATGACGATCGGGCGCACGCCGCGCGCGAGGAGCGAGAGCGCCGCGAAGAGCCCGACCGGCCCTGCGCCCACGACGACGACGGGTTGCTCGTTTCGGTCAGGCATGGACCCCCGGGATGAAGCGCGGACGATCGCGATGGACGTGCTCGTACGAGGCATCGGCGCGCAGCGCGGCCTCTTCGGCGCGGATGCGCGCGCGCAGCAGGACCGCGTTCGCGATCGAGAACACGATCGACGTGAGCCACGCGCCGTGCACGAGCGGGAGCGCCGCGATCTCGAGCACGACGCCGAGGTAGTTCGGGTGCCGCACGTGGGCGAGCACGCCGCGCGAGATCGCGACCTCGCCGGGCACGGTGATCACCTTCACGGTCCAGCGCGGTCCGAGCGCGCGCATCGCCGCGAGGCGCAGGCCCTGGCCGACGAGGAACACCACGAACGCGCTCACCGCGAGCCACGCCGGCGCGACGCGATGGAGCGCCCACACCTCGACGATCATCGCGACGAGCCATCCGGCGTGGATGGCGCGCATCCACGGCATCTGCTCGGGCGCGTGCTCGCGACCACCGGCTGCGCGCAGCGCGGCCTCGTGGCGCGCGCTGCGCCGCACCTCCCAGAGCCTCTGCATCGCGACGAGCGCGACGAGGATCGTGAACGCCACCCGCGAGCCCATCGCGTCCCCCTCGGTCGGATCACCAGCGCAGCAGCACCATCTCCGCGCAGAACGCGGGGCCCATCGCCATGAGCACGCCGTGTGAGCCCGGCTCGGGCGCGGCGCGACGATGCTCGTCGAGCAGACAGAGCACCGACGCCGACGAGAGGTTACCGACCTCCGCGAGGCTGCGTCGCGTGGGCTCGAGCGCGGCCGGCGCGAGCTCGAGGCTCTCCTCGAGCGCGTCGATCACCTTCGGGCCACCGGGGTGCATCACCCAGCGCTCGACGTCGCGGCGCGAGAGCCCGTACTCCTCGAGGAATCCGTCCATCGCGGGCCGCACGTGCTCGGCGACGACCTTGGGCACGTCGGGGCTGAGCACGACCTTGAACCCCGCGTCGACGACGTCCCAGCCCATCACGCGCTCGGTGTCCGGGAAGAATGCCGAGCGGCTCGCGAGCACCGTCGGTCGCGGCGCACGATCCGCGAGCGGATGGTGCGCGCCGACGAGCAGCACCGCCGCCGCGCCGTCGCCGAAGAGCCCGGTCGAGACGAGGTTCGCGACCGAGATGTCGTCGAGCTGGAACGTGAGCGAGCAGAGCTCGACCGAGACGAGCATCGCCGCTTCTTCCGGGTACGCGCGCAGGTACTCCGCGACCCGCGCGAGGCCTGCCGCGCCACCGAGGCACCCGAGCCCGAAGAGCGGCAGCCGCTTGAGGCTCGGATCGAAGGGCAGCCGGTTCATCAAGCGCGCGTCGATCGACGGCACCGCGATGCCGGTCACGGTCGTCGTCGCGAGCAGCGAGACGTCGCTCGCGCGCAGCCCCGCTTCGTCCAGCGCGCGTTGCACGACCTCCTCGGCGAGATCCATCGCGGCCGAGAGCCACGCGTCGTTGCGCTCCTTCAGGCCGTGCAGCGAGCCGTACTGCTCGGCGGGGAGCGCGAGGCAGCGCGACTCGACGCCGACGCGCGCGAAGAAACGCTGGAGCGCTCCGTCGCGCAGCATGCCCTCGGGCAGCACGCGCTGGGCAGCGTCGGCGAGCTCGGCCTGGGTGTAGCGATGGCGCGGAAAAGCGATGGCCGTCGACGCCACGGAGGGTGCGAGCCGAGCGCGCATCGCGCGCGGGCGTTCGCTCGGGCGTCTCTCGATCGGCAGGTTCATTCTCGTGTACCCCTGCGCGCTGAGGAGCAGCGAACGTGCCGCGCGATGGACTGCCGATCCTCGGCGCTTTCGCGCGTACCTCGTGAGCGGTCGCGTCACGGCGGGACGAATCGCGCCGTGCGCCCGCTCGCGCGGGATCAGGTGCGACGCAGCGGGACCGCGGCCGTCGTCTCGAGCACGCGGAACGTGAGCGACTCGGTGAGGTAGAGGCGCACGCGACCCTGGTCGTGCGACGCGTACCCGATCGAGAGATCCTGTCCGACGGTGAGCTCGAAATCGCCGCCGCGCATCGACACGAGCGCGCCGTGCTCGAGCGCCGGTGCCCACACGATGCTGTCGATCAGGGGCTCGACGCGGCTGCGGATCGGGTAGCCGTCCTCCGCCGCCGCCTGCGTCTCGTCGTAGAGCCGCGGCCCGAGCACGAGCGCGTAGGGCCCGTCGACGCCGGCTCGACGGAGCACTTCCTTCGCCTCCACCACCGCGAACGGCAGCCGGTGCGCGTGCGCGAGCGAGACCGGCGCGTGCTCGCTCGACTCGATCACGCCGTGGATCCCCGCGGCCGGATACCCGTTGAACACCGCGTGGTCCTCGGCGCGCGCGATGCGCGCGGCGGCCTCGATCAGCGGCTTGAAGTCGAGATCGTCGGCGCCGCGGGACGCATCGTCGAGCTCGTCGATCGGCAGCTCGAAGTACGTGCGCAGCTCGACCAGCGGCAGCACCACGCGCACACGCGCGCTCACGTGATCG is a window encoding:
- a CDS encoding type III polyketide synthase, whose amino-acid sequence is MASTAIAFPRHRYTQAELADAAQRVLPEGMLRDGALQRFFARVGVESRCLALPAEQYGSLHGLKERNDAWLSAAMDLAEEVVQRALDEAGLRASDVSLLATTTVTGIAVPSIDARLMNRLPFDPSLKRLPLFGLGCLGGAAGLARVAEYLRAYPEEAAMLVSVELCSLTFQLDDISVANLVSTGLFGDGAAAVLLVGAHHPLADRAPRPTVLASRSAFFPDTERVMGWDVVDAGFKVVLSPDVPKVVAEHVRPAMDGFLEEYGLSRRDVERWVMHPGGPKVIDALEESLELAPAALEPTRRSLAEVGNLSSASVLCLLDEHRRAAPEPGSHGVLMAMGPAFCAEMVLLRW
- a CDS encoding 1-acyl-sn-glycerol-3-phosphate acyltransferase; protein product: MPPHRALALDTPHAPDAQDPFPHASFARIARALRDSLAPERCGFDPYALDRRDPALVREALPALEWFSRCYVRLRASGLEHLHGAPALLVANHNGGVMGPDLFCTMATLWRALGPDAPLYAMAHDFAMRRVLPLGRLLQRIGAMRADPANALRVLRSGGRVLVYPGGDLDAFRHFRARDRVVFGTRVGFVRIAQAARVPIVPIVTHGAHRSAIIVHEGEWLARALGLTHWSRLQRFPIALALPWIVAPGPWMPYFPLPFAIRLRVLPPIDAPSHADPAAIRDDVVARMQSAMDDLAREAAERR
- a CDS encoding FAD-dependent oxidoreductase, encoding MPDRNEQPVVVVGAGPVGLFAALSLLARGVRPIVIEKRREPRPGSRSIGVHPPSLELLDALGLGGAFVARGVRVRRGRAFGASGEIGMVSFASCPGAHPYVLTIAQEDTESILAEALETRAPGALQRGVELVSITPRDHAVDLTVRDHDGTTRTIEAAAVIGCDGRRSATRSASSIASLGLTYEGAYAMVDVPDTTRFGDDAAIFLGAGGLVESFPLSRRWRRWVIRRDAEGQGDVTIEEIADTVERRTGHRLPRNEARAPSAFRAERALATELARGRVALAGDAAHVVSPIGGQGMNLGWRGAATLADALSGALARGDDPTIALAADATVRARAARAATRRAELNMWLGRPTARAADRDRVVTALLLQPVASVLARAFTMRGLEAGV
- a CDS encoding isoprenylcysteine carboxyl methyltransferase family protein, whose product is MGSRVAFTILVALVAMQRLWEVRRSARHEAALRAAGGREHAPEQMPWMRAIHAGWLVAMIVEVWALHRVAPAWLAVSAFVVFLVGQGLRLAAMRALGPRWTVKVITVPGEVAISRGVLAHVRHPNYLGVVLEIAALPLVHGAWLTSIVFSIANAVLLRARIRAEEAALRADASYEHVHRDRPRFIPGVHA
- a CDS encoding family 1 encapsulin nanocompartment shell protein yields the protein MNLLKRELAPITPEAWGQIDAEARRVLNLHLAARKVVDFKGPLGWEKGAVNTGRLSTVDAPLDHVSARVRVVLPLVELRTYFELPIDELDDASRGADDLDFKPLIEAAARIARAEDHAVFNGYPAAGIHGVIESSEHAPVSLAHAHRLPFAVVEAKEVLRRAGVDGPYALVLGPRLYDETQAAAEDGYPIRSRVEPLIDSIVWAPALEHGALVSMRGGDFELTVGQDLSIGYASHDQGRVRLYLTESLTFRVLETTAAVPLRRT